caaatagctaaagtataaaagatagataatagtaacaatagtaGAGTAGAAAATATAGTATTTAATCTGAAATGCATAAATAAccataaataagaataaatggaAATCAATAacagtaaataagaataaataagaataataaagaaattataatttttctgtgcgtttctttaaaaaattattttagaattccATTACATCCAATCTATTTATACGTTGAAGTATGATTAGTaatgtaaaatgtatgtactttaatgtttagttggaattggATTGAGAAGATTTTGGAAAAGTCTTGAAATATGCAaccattgtcgtcgtcgtccttggTCCTATTTGGTCATTTTATTTGTACACGAACTATTCTCCaaaaaatactattttttaatacgatttttttcaaagaaaatgaagCTTCTTCAAAAATTCGTCAAAGAGGCACCGTAGATTTAAACTTTgtctttaaaattttgttcatcAAAATTGATCAATAATTAGGCCTCTTTTCCTTGATggtataaatcattaaaaaacgAAGGGTGATGAACAGCCTTAATGaagttttgttaataaatatagctaatataaaaaaaaaaattgaaggtAGTCATATGTAgtatatttaagatattttgGAATATTTAACATGACtgcatgtaatataaatattgaaaaaaatatgtcagCTGATAAATGTGTTATAATAATAGCAGGAATACCAGATGATGTATATTTTTGtcatatatgttatatagcTGAAAACTTGGCAAAGAtcttatcaaattttaaatataacaaaatttttaaaagtgcACTTGAATGGAaggttaatatataatattaaattactaatgtcattttttataagaataacttttttgatttttagtCATGGCTTGAAAAAATCTGTTATCGTTGGAATTGGTCACATACAAAATCACCATTAATCTGGAAAAAAGTTGgtttatctaaaaataatgttacttATATTGGAGGTGTTAATCAATTTTGGGAATTTTTGCACTTACATTACAATATTAGTGATTATATTACAGAAGATgatcttaaaaaattacaattggATTACTCActtgtaaaaaagatattcaattataataacgattctgtTATAATTCTTAATGTTATTACAGATGTATGAAACAATGTTGAAATTACCATCTGTGAAAACGTCAC
This portion of the Vespa velutina chromosome 4, iVesVel2.1, whole genome shotgun sequence genome encodes:
- the LOC124948559 gene encoding putative malate dehydrogenase 1B — encoded protein: MTACNINIEKNMSADKCVIIIAGIPDDVYFCHICYIAENLAKILSNFKYNKIFKSALEWKSWLEKICYRWNWSHTKSPLIWKKVGLSKNNVTYIGGVNQFWEFLHLHYNISDYITEDDLKKLQLDYSLVKKIFNYNNDSVIILNVITDV